A genomic segment from Chanos chanos chromosome 2, fChaCha1.1, whole genome shotgun sequence encodes:
- the dtwd1 gene encoding tRNA-uridine aminocarboxypropyltransferase 1, whose protein sequence is MKSCKPEEDETAESPAKFSEVPGKSTVECEPSDQPLEGLTLASHEVLEKAQLTGRLKCPKCGGSRMFYCYTCFSLVGLCENQVPVLKLPVKIDIIKHPNETDGKSTAVHAKLIAPDDVSIYTYPCIPELEESAHDVVLVFPGPESITVQEMAKRFQEDSDAHAPSGKRQKTADGKATAGAHAGTRAPQRVIFIDSTWNQTNRIISDERLQALTQVELKTRKTCFWRHQKGSPDTYLATIEAIYYFLRDYHVHCLCKDYHGEYDNLLFFFSYLHKLIHKAKVSAGKL, encoded by the exons ATGAAATCGTGTAAACCCGAGGAAGATGAAACAGCTGAAAGTCCAGCTAAATTCAGCGAGGTCCCGGGAAAGTCGACTGTGGAATGTGAACCCTCCGATCAGCCTCTGGAGGGTTTGACACTGGCATCGCACGAGGTGCTGGAGAAAGCACAGCTGACAGGCAGGTTAAAGTGTCCAAAATGCGGCGGCTCAAGGATGTTCTATTGTTACACATGTTTCTCTTTGGTCGGCCTATGCGAAAACCAAGTCCCTGTGTTAAAG CTGCCTGTGAAAATCGACATAATCAAACACCCAAATGAGACAGACGGGAAGAGCACGGCAGTACATGCCAAACTCATAGCGCCAGATGACGTGTCCATTTACACTTACCCCTGCATCCCTGAGCTAGAGGAGTCTGCACACGAC GTTGTATTAGTTTTCCCTGGTCCAGAGTCTATTACAGTGCAAGAAATGGCAAAGCGTTTTCAGGAGGACAGTGATGCTCATGCGCCAAGCGGTAAGAGGCAAAAAACCGCGGACGGCAAAGCCACTGCAGGCGCCCACGCGGGCACACGCGCTCCTCAAAGAGTCATTTTTATCGACAGCACCTGGAATCAaaccaacagaatcatctcggACGAACGCCTTCAAG CTTTAACGCAGGTCGAACTGAAAACGAGGAAAACCTGTTTCTGGCGTCATCAGAAGGGCTCTCCAGACACGTATCTGGCAACTATTGAGGCCATTTATTACTTCCTGAGGGACTATCACGTGCACTGTCTGTGTAAGGACTACCACGGGGAGTATGACaatctcctcttcttcttctcttacctgcacaaactcatacacaaaGCTAAAGTTTCAGCTGGGAAACTGTGA